The nucleotide window ATAAGCTTTACTATACCAACTCCATTCTCCATGCTTTCTGCCTCTACATGTGCAGCATTAATGGCCCTCTGAGCTTCCTCAACCGCAGTATCAAAGCCAAAAGATTTGTCTATCACCTGCATGAAATTGTAAGGACGACAAATTGGAGAAAATCGTGCTGAATGCATAAGAGAAGTTTCATATGAGAGGTCAATATGGAAAATCATGGTCATTTGATATGTTTAAGAGTGTCCTGCATGTGAATTCAAGCCTCATTTGTTTACATTTAATGAAGGTCTGGAttttaatcattcagatcttagTCATTAAGTGTGTTCATTTTTAGGTTTGAATCTAAATCATTCAGATTTAAATCATTAACCGcgtttgattttttaattttccaaccatgtaattgacgagacacgaggcggcgtcaacgagaggctagagacttggagacatgctcttgagtctaaaggtttcaagttgagcaggacgaagacggaatacctcgagtgcaaatttggagttgagccgacggaagcgggagttgaagtgaggcttgactctcaagtcattcccaagaggggtagtttcaagtaccttggatcggttattcaggggatcggggagattgacgaggatgtcacacaccgtataggggtggggtggatgaagtggaggttagcgtcgggagtcttgtgtgacaagaaagtgtcaccgttactaaaaggtaagttttatagagcagtggttaggcctgccatgttatatggaactgaatgttggccggtaaagaactcacacatccagaagatgaaagtagcagagatgaggatgttgaggtggatgtgcgggcatacaaggatggataagattaggaatgaagatattcgagagaaggtaggcgtggcccccatggaggacaagatgcgggaagtaagactcagatggttcgggcacattcagaggaggagcactgatgcaccggtgaggaggtgtgagcgactggctgtagtgggcacgcggagaggtagagggcgacctaagaagtattggggagaggtgatcagacaggacatggcgcgacttaggattactgaggacatggcccttgacagggaattatggaggtcgagcattaaggttgtaggttagggaaaacttgtgaatatttctacagcacaatagagtgagactagccagttaggagttagactaagaatgacattggtcgtctattgatgcagggctttacctgctagttttactataccagccatctatttcgtatttcgtattctgtatttcatatctcttatattgctgttattttattatgcatttttatggtactaatatatcggctcctgttgcttttttgagccgagggtcacctggaaacaacctctctacccttcggggtaggggtaaggtctgcgtacatattaccctccccagaccccacttgtgggattatactgggttgttgttgttgttgttgttgttgttgttgtaataggTCTGAAAGATTAAGACCTACAACAAAATCATAAAGATGCTATCCAGGATTTCTGCAAAGATGACATTTTATCATTACTCCATCCACTTTCACCGCTAACCGCCACCGACGCCTACCATCGGCGCCTACCACTATCAACTACCACAACCGCCGCTCACcatcattatcaactaccaccaccCCTATCCACCACCCACAACCACCATCCTCAACCACAACCACCTCCGTCTCCAATCACCACAATCAGCAATACCACCACTAGCCACCATATACAAGTATCACCACCGATCATAATTATCACAACAACCACCAATCACTACCGACAATCACCACCTTTCAGCCACCACGATAGCGCCAATCAATGTTATCAATCACCATCACCATTAGTTATCAGTATCACCCACCATACTTATCACCCGCCACCTCCAACTACCACCGTCAACCATCATCATTTACCATCTGCCAGCCAACATCACTACTAGCTACTACCCACAACCACCACCATCAGCCAACACCAGCACTACCACTAGTCAGCACCCACAACCACCATCGTTAGTCATCACCACCACCAACCAccatataatttttaaaaaatatattattggtATAGCATTAGATATTAGTATTTTATTcgaattttatattaattaattttaaataaaggAAAGTTTTATACATTCAAATATTGAGAAAACAAACTGTCTTAattatttagtattcagatcttaatacaacGTCTTAATATTCATATATGTATGCAGATTCAAacatcttaatcttaatacacatcttaatattccGATGTGTATTCAAATTCAGACGTTTTAAtcgtaataaaaataaaagagaccTCACGGTGTCGAAGCGTTATAAAAAGCTCCGTTTAGGATATGTTGTTTTACATGCACCAAGTGAAATGCACCTAaaactttaattaagaaaagcaACTACCTCTTCATGAAGACCATGAGACTACCAAGGGGAAAATTAGTAGGAAACCGCTTCAGGAAGCTTTCAGAAAGATCCTGATAACATAATTTTGGCAATATAAAAATATTCGTATTCATGTAAATTCCGAAGTTTGCTCGTAAAGTAGGGTAAGAGAGAATGTAAATTACCCGTGCTTAGTAacttattattttcaaaaataattcaCTCACACAATCGCTTAAATGGTTacatttttctttgaaattcttTTCACAGAAAACCCATCCACAtcagaaaaagagaaaggaaacaTTTTAGCAATGAACATAAAAAACTTTGTAGACTTCCTTTTTCTCGTGTTAAACGAAGGACAAACCTTGCACAGGCAGCTGAGAAATATGTACGTCTGTTTTCATGCTCTTTTTATTTCCCAAACATTTTTCAGGAAAAAAATTGTTGAAGAAAACTTGATTATCAATGTAGTCTGTTGTGTTCTGTTTATTGCTTCTAGGTCAAATTAAAAATTTCCACGTGAGAAATTTAGAAACTTGCGCTCATTAAAAAATATCTTAGATTTATGTCTACAAAAATTACTGGATGTTCTCTTGAGATACATCAACTTCAGCTTCTACTATATATTACCCAGggaatttcctttgatttgattGGCTCTTGGAAAAACAAAGAggtaaaacaaaatagaaaatacaAAAGAATTGTAGATGCACCAATCTGAATGAATAAGTCATTCCATGTTGAACAGAAATTAAGCTCCAATTCACATAGGGTATAAGTAGTTGAGCAGAACTTTTACTTCTTACGCTTTTCCTTCTAAGAAAAACAGATAACCCTGAGGCAACAAGCAGCACAATTTAAGTCTTCATCAGAATACTAAATCTTTTTAGCAAACAGCAATTGTGCAAGATAAAACATCGCATTTTAGTTGGCATTACTTACCGCGATATCATTATCAATTGTCTTGGGAATCCCAGCAACAGCTACTTTAATACCACGTTTTTCAACTTCCTTggaaaaaatataaatgaatcatagaatttttaaagaataatAGTTTCAACAATCAGGAACTAATTGAGAAAGAGAAAATATCATAGTACAAACACCTTGTGGATTGCAGCAGCCCCTTTTTGAGTTCCATCCCCTCCAATTATGTATACCTAAAACTCAAAAAGAGGAAAGCAACTAACCACTGTCAGATTGAACTAAACTTCCTGGTTAGACGCTACAGATGGTACTATAGAggtctattttttctttcttttggaggaaaagtaaacaaaaaaCCTGATTTATTCCACGGTCTTGAATGTTGTCAACAATCTTTTTAGTATCATGACCTCCTCTCGATGTTTGAAGAAAAGTGCCACCACGTTTATGAATATCAGTGACAACTTTTGTTGTCAAGTCCAGGGTATTTTTTGAGTAGAATCCTCTGTAACCTCCCTGGAAATATTGAAACAGTATTACAGCCTCTAGGTGCAGTAACCACTACATACAATATATTGACTGTAGGATCTCTGATGGTCATTTAATAAGATTTACAAAGTTTACATCAAAACTTATAAGTATACTAAAATTTCAGAATACCAAACGAAGATTTAATATTTCGTTCATAATCACCATGGCGAAAGAGGcagaagaaaagagaaataaactGGACCAGCACACGAAAAGAGAACAGACTCTACCCATCCATAGCATCAAATTAATTGTCTCTCTTTTGTTAATAGTGATCATCCTATTCCACTACTTTGACCATTTCCAAGCACTTCATATCTTTTTCGGGGTGTCTAAAGATTCAATCATTTTTGTTTGATTTCTCTTGCGCTGCTGTACATTTATTTCAACAATAAAAATCCTTTATTGATTAGCCCATAAACTGCCCAAGGTAAAATGTGATTTCATAGGCGTATGTTTGGTAAAAAGCGTAGTACTTGATTCACAGTCTTTAACTAGATACGGTATTAGCGATGTCGTACTAACAACCAACAGCAGATATCAGTTGCCAGTTCCTAACCAATAGAAACCAAGGAGGAATCAATTTCATTCAACAAAGAGTTTCAAGAGGAGAATCAGTATTATTCAAtctttatctttgtttttttcttttttctttggaaaGGAATGACCAAAAGAGAAACCATTGAATACTTGAATAAAAACCCAAGAGATGTGTTTCCGTTATACTAACCTGAATTCCAATTACATCATCAACTCCATACATATTCTTTAAGCCACATACAATTTCACGAATCACTGTATTGATTCCTGGGCATAAACCACCACATGTCACAATACAAGCACGGACTTCTTCTGGTGTAAAGAAAACCTAAAACCAAAATTATCTTCAGAATGAAGTTATTTGAAAACACCCGTATTCTAGGTTAGCATTCGAAGTCAGACCTTTTCTCGAGGTCCTGCACGCCGAAAATGTACTCCTCTGGGGCTGTCCTTCTGAACAATGATCTAAAACCAAGCATGCATGATGGTAGTTAAACTAAAGTAGGCATAATAGGCATAAAGGACACAGCAACTGAACAGATAAAAAAGCCACATACATCTTTTGCCACCACATCTTCTGGATTAACAAAAGTTTCCCTGTGTCAAGGTAAACCATCAAGAGTTTTAACCAACAATAATCTCACAGAGGAAGGGGAGCAtaggagcaacggtaaagttgtctccgtgtgacctataggtcacgggttcgagccgtggaagcagctactaatgcatgcattaacgtAGGTTATCCACGTCACACCCTTgaggtgcggcccttccccggatccTGCGCGAAcacgggatgctttgtgcactaGCTGCCATTTTAATATTCTCACAAAGATAAAGGCACACACAGAATACTGAAGACCTTCTAAGTTTAACAGAAAGAAAGAACTTACTTGACAATAGCATAAGCTTGGCTCCTTTTTAATGGATTTGGATATGACTGAAATACAAAAATGGTGGATTAGCAATAACCAAGACAATTCTAACCCTAGTTGTTTGGTAACTCGACAAAATACTCATCTTGTTATCACTTCTTACAATTGTGTACGCATAACCTCTACAAGCATAACAGTTCTCATAGATGAGGTAGACACTAAAAATGGCTGGCAACAATTAAACCCACGAAAAGATAGACGGATAATTTTACATAGTGACATGCACATCGCTAGATAATTGAGATAGGCAGATGGATAAATCATACTGATATATCCCGAGAACTTAACAACCCAGAATAAAACCATACCATCACAAGTACTAGCCATTTACATATAGCACAATTGCCAAAAAATGCCATAAGAATTAGATTTCCTAGGGGAACATGTGTTTAAACTTAAAGAttcaaacttttaatttcaaAGTCAGCAGTTCCGTAAAGATAAATAAATCAAAATTGAAATACAGAAAAGTTCATCCAAATACAACTTGGCAAGTATTTATCAGACCTTAATATTGTTTTTCCTTTATGTCCTTATAATAAGCATTGCAGGTATATTTAACACTTGAACATTTCCATAAAAAATGGATAATAAAAGACAGTGATTGAAATCTCCAAGTAAACAAGCAGTCACTTCATATAGCAAAATTATTGTATCGCGATTGGAAATTACCGGTAAATCAGGGAGAAAGTCGGTTAAGTGAGGAACATCCTCTATGATAAAATCGTCATCGACATGTTTATCAACACTGCCATTGCTCTCGGTAGGGCTTACACTTTCAGCTCTGAGTCTAACTAAACGAGGTTGCGGCCAAATCAACGGTCTCCGTAGAGAAATGGATTTTGATGCCAAATATGAGTTTGAAAAAGTGTGAAAGGATTCAGGTATTGAGCAGTAATGGAGTGGAACAGAATCAGTGTGAGGAAAACGAAGTGATGAAGCGTTGCAGAAAGAGAGTTCCATGGCTGCTGCTTTGGGGACGTGAATAAGGAAGAGAAAGGAAATCGAAGCAGCCAACAATGCTATCAAATGTGGGAAATTGCCGTGGTTGACTGGATCAGCGATTCCAGAGCTGCGGCTATGACTATAGGTCAAATTgcaatttttcaaaaaatgttttattttttcatttttaatttttttgatttcCAACTCAGATTGTACCCACTTTGGAGTTAGACTAATCAAACAAGTTCATTTTTTAAGTAAAGTGTTTCCTAAAACAACTCCTTTCTCGGGACTCAATCCGAAACCTTTGGTGGTCAAAGAAGTATTTTAATTTAAGCAGAATACTTGAGTAAAGAGCAAGTAAATTGGAGTTAAAAAAATTAGACGAAAaaattgtatatttttgtattttttttgtatatgcattatgtatgttatatacaaaaattatataaattttatatacgtGTTACatccatgttttcgtacgtaagagtatgtcgtaagtcaattgatgtaagcttagaaatgaaatcatctttgaaaaatttacaaagttagttaatcatgttaacatggaggttacaaatatttaagatcataaatactaagtaccaagagggtttgaaggcttagaagctaaacgaattgaagaaaataagtttcgtcgaaagtcgacaagttgagaatgttataacatgtactttcgGGGTGAGACTATGGTGCTTAAAATTATAAGGAGTTTATGTTAttagttattttagtcgtataatagtcatgtgttatgttttgaagtcaagcgaatTGTGTaacgaaagttggaaaaggtcatcacatgttaccttcataaatatgctgaaaattaggtcaaatatagctgaatttttctcccaatatacttggaattacaggATGAGacacctaccaaattgaagatctacgagtctagtttctaacgcactaaaccgttcgtcgatacgactTCGAAGTacagagatattcacatttttgcTAGATCgtgcaagcagctcccaatgggacccacttaggcggtggacgACCCTTGAACATTTTAAAGGGTTTGGACggcttatttttatcattttagacCAAGGACAGTTCCCAAACTCTCTCAACAACTCTTTAACAGTTCTCAAAGGTTCCAAGTCGAATCCAAGAGCGTTTTACCTAAACCTAACCTCAAAAATTAGCttaagtgaagaagagagtctctaTGGTATTGTGAGGTGATTAAGGGTGCTTGTAAGCTAATGGAAgctttggttcgggttttttcaaattatttaaggtatgtataaAACCCTATTTCTTGAGATTAATCTTATCTATGttttggttaagttatttggatgaaaAATTATAAGATAGAACTTGAAGTTGTATAAGAAATTGTTGTCTCttattggactattttggagttgtgtATATGACTTCATATGGCTGGAAATCGTGGTAAATAGCTTGGTTATAATGTTCTTATTGTTGTTATGCATGTCAATATGTTGAGTATGTTGATAATGTTTTAAATAGGAGAAGAAGAAACCACACAATACCTAGAAGTTGTTCATGTCGTTGTCTTATCTTGTGGAGCTGTTTGATGTTACTTTTATGATGGATATAGGATTGAAATGTCATGTCAATATATAAGATTATATGTTGGACCTATTGATTGTGTTGTGAGTACAGGGGATATGGGAAAAAGAGTTGGGGTTTGGTTCCAATTCAAGCTTGGCGCTCGTCGTGTTAAATAGCAGTTTTGTGTGTGATGTTTGTGCACATGTTGTTATGTAGATTGATTGGTGTTGTTGGGCTGTTGGTATATGGTGTTGGAGAAGGCTCTTGTTACAGGGTAGATGTTGTccaaatttacgtaaatgagctactagcttaagttacaggcttagcctttactcagcaccgattttgaatctccttataatATGGTAGACTAAGTTgcgttgtttgaagagttgcttggaagctattaaggactcaatgaGGTTAAGGTATGCTAAAGCtaaacctttctttcattttggcatgatccagtaaccacatgtgtttgataacaagacataaagagaagttcatattcctaaATTTATATACATTggcctagtctcataagttacagcattctcccttatcgggacttcatattcagtttaattTTGTCTTCTGGCcaggacgagcatatctacatatatatatatatatatatatatatatatatatatatatatatatatatatatatatatatatatatatatatattataagtaTTTTCACcactatcgagctataatcgatgggcaggcccctattgggcaacctctgatcagatggtaagttatataccgagcttactgtggccgagcgcctatgatcgagcccagaatgtccaagatacagagcctagtatggccgagcgcctatgagtgagcctactacggcagagtagttacacataccgagccttatagggccggacaactatttacTTACtgtattgagagagttgagtcagtatcagtaggtaagcatatcttcaaattatctttgactcccagttactttcaactattatattatcagtttagttgcagctttcagttattctattgtcttacatactcaatacattatttggtactaacgttcctttttgccggagacgctgcatttcatgcttgcaggtcctgatagatagctgGATAGACATTCCCAATAGTCAGAGtgaaacatcagcttggttggtaagctctacttcctcggagttaccaggtctatactttggagtctattttatatatacaggtttgatgggtaggtcgaggccttttcccgaccatgatacaattCAGTTATCTTTAGAGGCTTGTTGatgagtcctgtatattttgtatatcagtagatttTCATGGCGGCTTCGTCAGCCTGCACATTTATATATATtagtttttgggtatgtttacccctcataTGAAAAGacattattttcagatgattcagtatatggcctcatcggcctaagttgagggttacccttCCAGAATTTACAGTTACTGAGTTGTACGCTCGGGCTAAGTATGGCACCGGTGTCGGCCATACCTCtttaggtttggggcgtgacaaacttggtatcagaacaGTTCTGTTCcaaggagtctacaagccgtgtttagtagagtcttgtttatgggtgtgttgtgcaccacttataagtaggaggctacaggaaatttaggactgtcactctttcttcttactctagatcgtgtggtagagctcacttgtaagaattcaaactcctaaattttattttattcataatacaatgatacctacatccagaaagacagttggtaagagattgaatgtggttgtggaagagttgagtcagaagaaCTCGATTTTGTATCATGTTTACGATGAgaaaatgtg belongs to Nicotiana tabacum cultivar K326 chromosome 6, ASM71507v2, whole genome shotgun sequence and includes:
- the LOC107810931 gene encoding ATP-dependent 6-phosphofructokinase 4, chloroplastic, with amino-acid sequence MELSFCNASSLRFPHTDSVPLHYCSIPESFHTFSNSYLASKSISLRRPLIWPQPRLVRLRAESVSPTESNGSVDKHVDDDFIIEDVPHLTDFLPDLPSYPNPLKRSQAYAIVKETFVNPEDVVAKDIIVQKDSPRGVHFRRAGPREKVFFTPEEVRACIVTCGGLCPGINTVIREIVCGLKNMYGVDDVIGIQGGYRGFYSKNTLDLTTKVVTDIHKRGGTFLQTSRGGHDTKKIVDNIQDRGINQVYIIGGDGTQKGAAAIHKEVEKRGIKVAVAGIPKTIDNDIAVIDKSFGFDTAVEEAQRAINAAHVEAESMENGVGIVKLMGRYSGFIAMLATLGNRDVDCCLIPESPFFLEGPGGLYEYVEQRLKENGHVLIVLAEGAGQEYVAQSMQAFQEKDASGNRLLLDVGLWLTQHIKDHFTNIRKMTINMKYIDPTYMIRAIPSNASDNIYCTLLAQSAVHGAMAGFTGFTVGPVNSRHAYIPIDRVTETTNTVNLTGRMWARLLASTNQPSFIQDSQAVRERVDKQTIDAIHNMIINST